One part of the Methanomethylovorans hollandica DSM 15978 genome encodes these proteins:
- a CDS encoding transposase: MHACVSCEGFPLTIQISSGKEHDRQYFIEVMENIKVNTHGRPRTRPLEVLADAAYDDAEIRQYLRSRAIKSNIPINTRNSKRKKKGRPTRFDEETYHYRGTIERFFAWLKMGFRKLASRYERLNVVFKGLLDIACFMLCWKKV; this comes from the coding sequence ATTCATGCATGTGTAAGTTGTGAAGGTTTTCCTCTTACAATCCAAATATCTTCTGGAAAAGAGCACGACAGACAGTACTTCATTGAAGTTATGGAGAATATTAAGGTCAATACCCATGGAAGACCAAGAACAAGACCTCTTGAAGTTCTGGCAGATGCTGCATACGACGATGCAGAGATCAGGCAGTATTTAAGGTCCAGAGCTATCAAAAGCAACATACCGATCAATACAAGGAACAGTAAAAGAAAGAAAAAAGGAAGACCTACTCGATTTGATGAGGAAACATATCATTACAGAGGAACTATAGAACGATTCTTTGCATGGTTGAAGATGGGATTTAGAAAACTGGCAAGTAGATATGAAAGGCTTAATGTGGTTTTCAAAGGATTATTAGATATTGCATGCTTTATGTTGTGTTGGAAAAAGGTGTGA
- a CDS encoding carboxypeptidase-like regulatory domain-containing protein, whose product MYKKLGILLLAIILVGTAVATPLDIRPSLIDQEEFNSANLYGKVTNNLGIGLYGATVTARNLDTDKIYTTTTDPKGLFGLSVTRGKTYEVNVNYNGNVKNYDGLVVPLSGKRYVEVKLAPSTSLNGDSTTWKWINFNHSKVAKTDFLLSRLYIGEDQYFKSLAAYPLQNSGINCGKGKGYVGSKITGILNSSGIATFKTANASINVIDKQDGYFYINFNDDGIVEVVIPEEFKVSEFSGYNPQVIKCTSGIYHNTFVLIGNGEIRNDRDKITFMGKKGSVLMGINEKDDTALDEYVSLLASKKLSIIIDFFSFDNETTVVPVILNPECKLSNMILTNDSFSFNVSTSGKQKAAVLLRTNSSEYQITSLTVDNSELKKTSTLEEAYSLAIVPKTATIQIGNENYQYIVMPDTVQRRIQGSYTKK is encoded by the coding sequence ATGTACAAAAAATTAGGCATTTTGCTTTTAGCCATTATACTGGTAGGAACCGCTGTTGCAACTCCTCTTGATATTCGTCCATCATTAATTGACCAAGAGGAATTCAATTCTGCTAATCTATATGGAAAAGTTACAAATAACTTGGGTATCGGGCTCTATGGTGCAACTGTTACTGCCAGAAATCTCGATACTGATAAGATATACACAACAACAACTGATCCTAAAGGTCTTTTTGGATTATCAGTAACAAGAGGAAAGACATACGAAGTTAACGTGAATTATAATGGAAATGTAAAAAACTATGATGGATTGGTAGTTCCTCTTAGTGGAAAACGCTATGTAGAAGTTAAATTAGCACCTTCGACTTCACTTAATGGAGATAGTACTACATGGAAATGGATAAACTTCAATCATTCAAAAGTAGCAAAGACGGACTTCCTCCTTTCCAGACTATATATCGGAGAAGACCAATATTTCAAATCACTGGCAGCATACCCTCTACAAAATTCCGGAATCAACTGTGGAAAAGGAAAGGGCTATGTGGGTTCCAAAATAACCGGGATTTTAAACAGTAGTGGAATTGCGACTTTTAAGACTGCAAATGCAAGCATAAATGTAATTGACAAACAAGATGGGTACTTTTACATAAATTTCAATGATGATGGAATTGTTGAAGTGGTCATACCCGAAGAATTCAAAGTATCTGAGTTTTCAGGATACAATCCTCAAGTAATCAAATGTACTAGTGGAATATATCATAACACCTTTGTTCTAATTGGAAATGGAGAAATACGCAATGATAGAGATAAAATAACATTCATGGGTAAAAAAGGATCCGTGCTCATGGGCATCAATGAAAAAGATGATACTGCTCTTGATGAGTATGTCTCATTACTCGCAAGCAAAAAATTAAGTATTATCATAGACTTTTTCAGTTTTGATAATGAAACAACAGTAGTTCCTGTTATACTGAACCCTGAATGCAAACTTTCAAACATGATATTAACTAATGATTCATTCAGCTTTAATGTATCCACTTCGGGAAAACAGAAAGCTGCTGTCCTCTTGCGTACAAATTCAAGTGAATATCAGATTACTTCACTTACTGTAGACAATTCTGAACTGAAAAAAACCAGTACATTAGAAGAAGCGTATTCATTAGCTATAGTCCCTAAGACTGCTACTATTCAGATAGGTAATGAAAACTATCAATATATCGTCATGCCTGATACAGTTCAACGGAGAATCCAGGGATCTTACACTAAGAAATAG
- a CDS encoding ATP-binding protein produces the protein MLGKIRNKIRLSNFRVLLTLNSPTNEVVIREVPSDLNKIAFTSQLLSQLDKAILRMNFHENTLGIVTFSKSDADNIDNLMVRHNIEFERLDYIPPINNNAVVIKSSPQFQFTNFNGLVKINQEEMDETRTEFIQQSITIILEQFSQLDIPVDFMIRMRKITDEELSDVRSSLDQRYRIFRKDASYTHMTQAEGVMLEHRISTEVVRFESVGISTLLQNQEEDLMHAREVFAFEIIVFAHEQSLKDVESILQTLPNVLMKKEYDLDGKARVEDYITYGMLSDGTYPVASVNVLSKYLNFEGGSLVHIKESVVFKIPTKQVFLPDPRKANILIGRVEKAHHYAVLKVANEHCFITGATGSGKTNAEFVIMEQLIRQGIKVLVIEPTKGEWFNLAGLFDLSAHGIFVPSPEIICLGNPETAVGLLFNPFTVPTKVSTDSHIQLIGNAFAVAFGDSLTPPQYSILSTCIYQLYEQYVNPSFTDLIEIIDQYDDPRQQKGMGLKEVKEALVRKMIPFTNGSIGHCFNVQNGITPQELLNNNVVINLAWLKDEKMKSFIVASMLSSCAGYLEKNGTSIGEMRHKIVIEEAHRIFPAIHPSKMDSPAGGAVKVISELLKEVRASDVSVDICDQSPGAVYRDAILNTAIKLAFRTADGADKRVLEDSMMLQEEQADIMPSMMPGRCFVHAPNTFPDPFIVKFSRIDEIYKQKLVENGIRNPIPIDPNVRNLAGKTITDERIYDVAAKFYRNLGIVWRPYTGEEFASKRMQLRKEKEIEKLIEERNQESMQQPSKSMEQKENINLPATNLDDILIYMKYTKFCPEIPDKKAIILAVMKNHARFSCKSQFYCAENIATSVSNECEMIAPDIIGRFFLKLIDCGVLKHTVSQGHGAVYVIEGFDVSTVGLSQKDVKWYIPENNVDTKTDSREIQAVDVGSLENTEEGDINSIHWISGTNNNQQILYVYVKSVTSQLLSEIYFAACNAGENAQIDTIYVTGKREVIDTIQNDIPNSMASSKDLDFLKFLTAIKLKVDESADP, from the coding sequence ATGCTAGGAAAAATAAGAAACAAAATTCGTCTTTCAAATTTTCGTGTACTTTTGACACTAAATTCCCCCACTAACGAAGTTGTTATTAGAGAAGTGCCTTCAGATCTCAATAAAATTGCCTTCACGTCACAGCTATTATCCCAGCTGGACAAAGCAATATTAAGAATGAATTTTCACGAAAATACCCTGGGAATTGTAACGTTCTCAAAATCGGATGCAGATAACATCGATAATTTGATGGTTAGACATAACATTGAATTTGAGAGACTTGATTACATACCACCTATCAACAATAACGCCGTTGTTATTAAATCATCTCCTCAATTCCAATTTACTAACTTCAATGGTTTAGTGAAAATCAATCAGGAAGAAATGGATGAAACCAGAACGGAATTTATCCAGCAATCTATAACCATCATATTAGAACAGTTCAGCCAGCTGGACATACCCGTAGACTTCATGATCAGAATGAGGAAAATCACAGATGAAGAATTATCTGATGTTCGTTCTAGTCTCGATCAGAGATACAGAATATTCAGAAAGGATGCAAGTTATACCCACATGACACAAGCTGAAGGCGTGATGCTAGAACATAGAATAAGTACAGAGGTTGTACGGTTTGAATCTGTTGGGATATCAACACTTTTACAGAACCAGGAAGAAGACCTCATGCATGCTCGTGAAGTGTTTGCTTTTGAAATAATTGTTTTTGCACACGAGCAATCTTTGAAAGATGTCGAATCAATACTTCAAACCTTGCCAAATGTACTTATGAAAAAAGAATATGATCTCGATGGTAAAGCACGGGTTGAAGACTATATTACATATGGAATGCTATCCGATGGAACGTATCCGGTTGCATCTGTTAATGTTCTTTCAAAATACTTGAATTTTGAAGGAGGGAGCCTTGTACATATAAAGGAATCAGTTGTCTTTAAAATACCTACAAAACAAGTTTTCCTTCCTGATCCCAGAAAAGCAAATATTCTTATTGGAAGAGTTGAAAAAGCCCATCACTATGCTGTCCTTAAAGTCGCAAACGAGCATTGTTTCATAACTGGAGCAACTGGTAGTGGTAAAACAAACGCTGAATTTGTAATTATGGAACAGCTGATAAGACAAGGTATAAAAGTCCTTGTAATAGAACCAACAAAGGGAGAATGGTTCAATCTTGCTGGTCTTTTTGATTTATCTGCTCATGGTATTTTCGTACCATCTCCCGAAATAATATGTTTAGGTAATCCTGAAACAGCTGTAGGTCTTCTATTCAATCCATTTACGGTTCCAACTAAAGTATCTACAGACTCGCATATACAACTTATTGGAAATGCTTTTGCAGTTGCTTTTGGAGACTCACTTACACCACCACAATATTCAATCCTTTCGACGTGCATATACCAATTATATGAACAATATGTCAATCCTTCTTTTACAGACCTAATCGAAATAATCGACCAATATGATGATCCAAGACAACAGAAAGGAATGGGATTAAAAGAAGTAAAGGAAGCTCTCGTTAGAAAGATGATTCCTTTTACAAATGGAAGTATTGGTCATTGTTTCAATGTTCAAAATGGAATTACTCCACAGGAACTTCTTAACAACAATGTTGTGATAAATCTTGCATGGCTAAAAGACGAGAAAATGAAAAGTTTCATTGTAGCTTCTATGCTAAGCTCATGTGCCGGATACCTTGAGAAAAATGGAACAAGTATAGGAGAAATGAGACATAAGATAGTCATTGAAGAAGCACATCGAATATTCCCTGCAATACATCCAAGTAAAATGGACAGTCCTGCAGGAGGAGCCGTAAAAGTAATTTCAGAGCTTCTAAAAGAAGTACGTGCCAGTGATGTGTCGGTAGACATATGCGACCAGTCTCCGGGAGCAGTATATAGAGATGCAATCCTGAACACAGCAATTAAACTAGCTTTCCGAACTGCAGATGGTGCTGATAAAAGAGTACTCGAAGATAGTATGATGCTGCAAGAAGAACAGGCAGATATCATGCCAAGTATGATGCCAGGAAGATGTTTTGTTCATGCACCAAATACGTTTCCTGATCCATTTATAGTTAAATTCAGTCGTATTGACGAGATATATAAACAGAAACTAGTCGAAAATGGTATCCGGAACCCAATTCCTATAGATCCAAATGTTAGAAACCTTGCCGGAAAAACAATTACAGACGAGAGAATATATGACGTTGCTGCAAAGTTCTACCGAAACCTGGGGATAGTATGGAGACCATATACAGGCGAAGAGTTCGCTTCAAAGCGTATGCAGTTACGTAAAGAAAAGGAAATTGAAAAATTAATCGAAGAAAGAAATCAGGAATCAATGCAGCAGCCATCTAAATCAATGGAACAGAAAGAGAACATTAATTTACCAGCAACGAATTTAGATGATATTCTTATATACATGAAGTATACAAAATTCTGTCCTGAAATCCCTGATAAAAAAGCAATTATTCTAGCTGTTATGAAAAACCATGCACGTTTTTCATGTAAAAGTCAGTTCTACTGTGCTGAGAATATTGCAACAAGTGTATCAAATGAATGTGAAATGATTGCACCTGATATAATAGGGAGATTTTTCCTAAAACTAATAGACTGTGGAGTTCTGAAACACACAGTTTCACAAGGACATGGTGCAGTATATGTGATCGAAGGATTTGATGTCTCAACTGTAGGATTATCTCAAAAGGATGTAAAATGGTATATCCCGGAAAATAATGTTGATACAAAAACAGATTCAAGGGAAATACAAGCAGTTGACGTTGGATCTCTAGAGAACACCGAAGAAGGGGATATCAATAGTATTCATTGGATCAGTGGAACAAACAATAACCAGCAAATTCTATATGTTTATGTTAAATCAGTGACATCCCAGTTACTATCTGAAATATACTTTGCAGCCTGTAATGCCGGAGAAAATGCACAAATTGATACCATTTACGTTACAGGCAAAAGAGAAGTGATTGACACAATCCAGAACGATATTCCAAATTCTATGGCTAGTAGTAAGGACCTTGATTTCCTCAAATTCCTAACTGCTATAAAATTAAAAGTTGATGAATCAGCTGATCCCTGA
- a CDS encoding type IA DNA topoisomerase, whose amino-acid sequence MRTIAILTTKHAYATQITQALGEDSYTYNVRGIPVIEIKWNNTLYKITYFSGHLMDYSYVFPQKKDIKYTDFLSRPIKMQDKESEATYLLESVIPKSDLVIVATENTPEGDCIAVEVAKLVSKMKYSIPVKRMRCNTFSYRDIKRNLFNPESIEQSKADSYNVLMMLEHIYQNVLTYQLSNYLSKKTRDHIGYFVIDTCQIPLLNLILEHEEAIEKERINEKWSIFGKIDIGNKIGVVIEPIENVFSSKQEASGRMKKIKSINTVATVQHIENRIIRIAPPKPLNFASLMTECGKHLDISTNEIINVLQELYKLGYISYPFTNEQEYPIDFDFLSPLKEWTLFKKRFTTICEKILENGSTYRGTSSRKTTPIYPCRPLAMQHDKDKKMQGVFSIIFRHYAGLLSGPFEIEQQKISFSVGNENFYCINGTILNNGWTGTYIFDLIELRSPLNCVPGDQFPLKKIGMSKIKPQLQPFSYFDIYTHAHKESSGFNTTKIIENCIRRGFLSRSQKNLKTTSLGKEIVKLFQKNVPIITSFNIRNSFNLLSLDVLSSKKTFDDAINQGIHLIELVSKSIILNENKIQENLEKILISPEFQIVGQCPKCKKALTVKQYTDPDGELRRFVGCYGYPECKNILSIPKVGTLEIVGLCPESNLPMFIVHTEKRDYKWGLGKGPCFQCKNENCQEQKKETKSRIIYTPNIDKEIELVSSLVEENS is encoded by the coding sequence ATGCGAACTATAGCCATATTAACTACTAAACATGCTTATGCAACTCAAATTACCCAAGCATTGGGAGAGGATTCTTACACATACAACGTGAGAGGAATACCTGTAATCGAGATTAAGTGGAATAATACTCTTTACAAAATAACTTATTTTAGTGGTCATCTTATGGATTATAGCTATGTGTTTCCGCAAAAAAAAGATATTAAATATACAGATTTCCTATCACGTCCAATAAAAATGCAAGATAAGGAAAGTGAAGCAACATACTTATTGGAATCAGTTATTCCAAAATCAGATTTAGTGATTGTTGCCACCGAAAATACTCCAGAAGGCGATTGCATTGCTGTAGAGGTAGCAAAACTCGTCTCTAAAATGAAATATTCGATTCCTGTCAAAAGAATGAGATGCAACACATTCTCATACAGAGATATTAAAAGAAATTTATTTAATCCTGAATCAATTGAACAATCAAAAGCCGATAGTTACAATGTCCTGATGATGCTTGAACACATATATCAAAACGTACTCACTTATCAATTATCCAACTATCTTTCAAAAAAGACAAGAGATCATATCGGATACTTTGTGATTGATACTTGTCAAATACCTTTATTAAATTTGATCCTTGAACACGAAGAAGCCATTGAAAAAGAGAGGATAAACGAAAAGTGGAGCATTTTTGGTAAAATTGATATTGGAAATAAAATAGGAGTAGTTATTGAGCCAATAGAAAACGTATTTAGTTCAAAACAAGAAGCTAGTGGACGGATGAAAAAAATCAAAAGCATAAATACTGTTGCAACAGTACAGCATATTGAAAATAGAATAATAAGAATAGCTCCTCCCAAACCCCTGAATTTTGCATCTTTGATGACAGAATGCGGTAAACATTTAGATATATCTACAAATGAAATAATTAATGTTTTACAAGAACTATATAAACTCGGTTACATATCATATCCTTTTACGAATGAACAAGAATATCCTATAGATTTTGATTTTTTGTCTCCTTTGAAAGAATGGACGCTTTTTAAAAAGAGATTTACTACGATCTGTGAAAAGATTCTCGAAAATGGAAGCACTTACAGAGGGACTAGTTCAAGAAAAACAACTCCAATATACCCCTGCAGGCCACTTGCAATGCAACACGATAAAGATAAGAAGATGCAAGGTGTATTTTCAATAATATTCAGGCACTATGCTGGCCTTCTTTCCGGACCATTTGAAATCGAACAACAAAAAATCAGTTTTTCGGTAGGAAATGAGAATTTTTATTGTATTAATGGAACAATCCTGAATAATGGGTGGACAGGGACATATATTTTTGACCTGATTGAACTAAGATCTCCTCTAAATTGTGTACCTGGTGATCAGTTCCCATTAAAAAAAATTGGAATGAGCAAAATAAAACCACAGCTTCAGCCGTTCTCCTATTTTGACATATATACACATGCTCATAAAGAAAGTTCTGGATTTAATACTACAAAAATAATTGAAAATTGTATCAGAAGAGGTTTTTTATCTCGATCTCAGAAAAATCTAAAGACAACATCCCTTGGTAAAGAGATTGTAAAACTCTTCCAAAAAAATGTTCCAATAATAACTTCATTCAATATCAGGAATTCATTTAATTTACTTTCACTTGATGTACTTTCAAGTAAAAAAACATTTGATGATGCAATTAATCAAGGAATTCATTTGATAGAATTGGTTTCAAAATCAATTATATTAAACGAAAATAAAATTCAAGAAAATCTTGAGAAGATACTGATTAGTCCAGAGTTCCAGATCGTAGGCCAATGCCCAAAATGTAAAAAAGCACTTACCGTTAAGCAATATACTGACCCAGATGGAGAACTCCGTAGATTCGTAGGTTGTTATGGATATCCTGAATGTAAAAATATTCTATCAATTCCTAAAGTTGGAACGTTGGAAATTGTAGGTTTGTGTCCTGAATCGAACTTGCCAATGTTCATTGTACATACAGAAAAAAGAGATTATAAATGGGGATTAGGAAAAGGACCATGCTTCCAGTGTAAGAATGAAAATTGTCAAGAACAAAAAAAAGAGACAAAAAGCAGGATTATTTACACGCCAAATATTGACAAAGAAATAGAATTGGTTTCTTCTCTTGTAGAAGAAAACAGCTAA
- a CDS encoding transposase has translation MEFRELSDDQWKFMKPHLPPQPITGRKRADDRKVINGILFVLITGCRWGDMPAIYGSQATAWRRLKRWSEEGIWNEIMESLRDSAYQKGKFSLDTVCIDSSFIEAKKGERTPRTTVTRKEKA, from the coding sequence ATGGAATTCAGAGAACTCTCTGATGATCAATGGAAATTTATGAAGCCACACTTACCACCACAACCAATTACCGGAAGAAAGAGAGCTGATGACCGTAAGGTTATCAATGGTATTCTCTTTGTTCTGATAACAGGTTGCAGATGGGGAGATATGCCAGCTATTTATGGTTCCCAGGCAACTGCCTGGAGAAGGCTGAAAAGGTGGTCAGAGGAAGGTATATGGAACGAGATAATGGAATCTCTTCGGGATTCCGCTTACCAGAAAGGTAAGTTCTCGTTGGATACAGTGTGTATCGATAGCAGTTTCATCGAAGCTAAAAAAGGGGAGAGGACTCCTCGTACAACGGTCACAAGAAAAGAAAAGGCATAA
- a CDS encoding nucleotide-binding protein: MTNASIVFSSEKGGSGKTTIAVNVTSYISHLKEDPTLLVDGDTRNQTATKMLIPSAKNDEIEQLEKSEMVITTENIINGIFKNQTAMIDTDEIVEPLELAARLCNLNDPLSYHIYTHFPEETKIILQRDRIEGVVDQTQQRIVTKALAIGLTNVLYHEDLYNNEITQEHLQLLNYTDFKLRPETLQKLDDREKMRSDLKFRMEANRQFLGEIYPSIFKFNYGLPIAYIFNRLGYRSTPTSPLPVNTLSLVPSKGRAIISDMCHPSQISREMDEINRCLQLKFSHVFYDTEATSNTLKNVLISMSNTEMIAVATPSNLNVEIDMLKKYMSEIQVRGIILNSVLPDQLDEAVAAIQKSQLPLLSVIPMDVDGTMANLSYRNKLVIGTNTCLDYPLRITALHVLNRTRIEQKDIHRIFNEPKNLYEEMMKKRMIAKPVETPSKNNDKQKEKNVPKTTGKLGLVKSLFGKKIGDKPISTKK; the protein is encoded by the coding sequence ATGACAAATGCATCGATAGTGTTTTCCTCCGAAAAAGGAGGATCTGGGAAGACCACAATTGCCGTAAACGTGACATCCTATATATCCCATCTTAAAGAGGATCCAACACTCTTAGTTGATGGAGATACAAGAAATCAGACCGCAACCAAGATGTTAATTCCATCTGCAAAAAATGATGAGATTGAACAACTTGAAAAATCGGAGATGGTGATTACCACAGAGAACATAATCAACGGCATCTTTAAAAATCAGACTGCAATGATTGATACAGATGAAATCGTAGAACCATTAGAACTTGCAGCAAGATTATGCAATCTTAATGACCCACTTTCATATCATATATACACTCACTTCCCGGAAGAAACAAAAATAATCCTTCAACGCGATAGAATTGAAGGAGTCGTTGATCAGACGCAACAGAGAATCGTGACAAAGGCACTGGCGATTGGATTAACTAATGTCCTTTATCATGAAGATCTATACAATAACGAAATAACACAAGAACATTTACAACTTCTGAATTATACAGACTTCAAATTAAGGCCTGAGACCTTACAAAAACTTGATGATAGAGAAAAGATGAGAAGCGATCTTAAATTCAGGATGGAGGCAAACAGACAATTCCTTGGAGAAATATATCCTTCTATTTTTAAGTTCAATTATGGCCTTCCTATTGCATACATATTCAATAGGTTGGGATACCGGTCAACTCCTACATCTCCTCTTCCTGTGAATACATTATCACTTGTACCATCGAAAGGTAGAGCAATTATCAGTGATATGTGTCACCCGTCTCAGATCAGCCGTGAAATGGATGAAATAAACAGATGTCTACAGCTGAAATTCAGTCATGTATTCTATGACACAGAAGCCACAAGCAACACCTTAAAAAATGTACTTATTAGCATGAGCAACACTGAAATGATTGCAGTTGCTACTCCAAGTAACCTTAATGTTGAAATCGACATGCTGAAAAAATACATGTCCGAAATACAGGTTAGGGGGATTATCCTCAATAGCGTACTTCCCGATCAGTTAGATGAAGCTGTTGCTGCAATTCAAAAAAGTCAATTACCTCTCCTAAGTGTAATTCCTATGGATGTCGATGGAACGATGGCGAACCTATCATACAGAAACAAACTTGTCATTGGAACAAATACCTGTCTAGATTATCCGTTAAGGATAACGGCACTACATGTTCTTAATCGCACTAGAATCGAACAGAAGGATATACACAGGATCTTTAATGAGCCAAAAAATCTCTATGAAGAAATGATGAAAAAGCGTATGATCGCAAAACCAGTTGAAACTCCATCAAAAAACAACGACAAACAAAAAGAGAAAAACGTACCAAAAACAACTGGTAAATTAGGATTGGTAAAGTCTTTGTTTGGTAAGAAAATTGGAGATAAACCAATTTCAACTAAAAAGTAA